In Heterodontus francisci isolate sHetFra1 chromosome 30, sHetFra1.hap1, whole genome shotgun sequence, a genomic segment contains:
- the LOC137346515 gene encoding coronin-6-like isoform X2, whose protein sequence is MKLIIILQEKDKVHEGARPMRAIFMSDGKIFTTGFSKISERQLALWDPKNLDEPIALQEMDTSNGVLLPFYDPDSNIVYLCGKGDSSIRYFEITDEAPYVHYLSTFSSKEPQRGMGFMTKRGLDVSRCEIARFFKLHERKCEPITMTVPRKSDLFQDDLYPDTQGPEAALEAEEWMSGKNADPILISLRDGYIPPKNRELKFAKKNILDNKPPLGPRRSYSTCESNFSRVTMEELMDEIKSLKVTVQSQERRITELENKLSKFTNGTA, encoded by the exons ATGAAGCTTATTATTATTTTGCAG GAAAAGGACAAAGTGCACGAAGGCGCTCGCCCGATGAGGGCCATCTTCATGTCCGACGGTAAAATCTTCACCACCGGATTCAGCAAAATAAGCGAACGGCAGTTGGCCCTCTGGGACCCG AAAAACTTGGATGAACCAATAGCACTTCAGGAAATGGACACCAGTAATGGAGTGCTTCTGCCATTTTATGATCCAGACTCCAATATAGTCTACCTCTGCGGAAAG GGCGATAGCAGTATTCGGTATTTTGAAATCACAGATGAAGCTCCATACGTTCATTACCTCAGCACATTCAGCAGTAAGGAGCCACAGAGGGGAATGGGCTTTATGACAAAGAGAGGCCTGGATGTCAGCAGATGTGAAATTGCAAG GTTTTTCAAATTACATGAACGGaagtgtgaacctattacaatGACGGTGCCTCGAAAG TCAGATCTTTTCCAAGACGACTTGTACCCAGATACACAAGGCCCCGAGGCAGCATTAGAAGCTGAGGAGTGGATGTCAGGGAAGAACGCTGATCCCATCCTCATTTCACTGAGAGATGGCTACATTCCACCTAAAAACAGAGAACTTAAATTTGCCAAGAAGAACATTCTGGACAACAAGCCACCTCTCGGACCTCGACGAAGTTACTCCACATGCGAATCAAATTTTTCT CGTGTAACCATGGAGGAACTAATGGATGAAATTAAATCACTGAAGGTGACTGTCCAGTCCCAGGAGAGACGCATTACTGAGTTAGAGAACAAGCTCTCAAAGTTCACAAATGGCACTGCTTAA